The following coding sequences lie in one Sorghum bicolor cultivar BTx623 chromosome 6, Sorghum_bicolor_NCBIv3, whole genome shotgun sequence genomic window:
- the LOC8074718 gene encoding uncharacterized protein LOC8074718 — MARRRRRPSGRVAKVAATPAEDSPTDTDPTSLSSFPSGTSTDPATSHHKSPLSGFQPLQDDDDDEAWTQSDKRAMRRRLLDMIHRFYLDAISRLPPTEFRRTTGLARGLFVGGHCFGPLHPVHNIVVNSIWYGTAFPVRRPAGIDNEDEANALLSTDGIARICHRSLDGLVAALRHLCPSLSNGDTLWRLFSSADITAALALANGVSKSSALRVVASQGHAAFHLAALVAQHPDPTAFTDFASSALPSINGQHNIVQLLIMKHALATRHINYLSKVLMPSSPNGPFVAPLMLSARVLDCIASQRQQFKGIGKQMVNVANMALQEYTQRSGQQLTLHSVCGSNLLKEEGLKNCYHINFLACHDGSGSRVGTPVLFFTEAVILSCDETDIHLCVPVDPVTDIGCCFACESNRKKVVHPFYDKYLGGREFQEDEVDCGNDFPIPLDVDYLF, encoded by the exons ATGGCTCGCCGGCGTAGACGCCCCTCCGGCCGGGTCGCTAAGGTGGCGGCGACGCCTGCCGAAGACTCGCCGACCGACACGGACCCGACATCCTTGTCCTCTTTCCCTTCCGGTACATCCACCGACCCGGCCACCTCCCATCACAAATCCCCTCTCTCTGGGTTTCAACCGCtccaggacgacgacgacgatgaggcTTGGACTCAGTCGGACAAGAGGGCCATGAGGCGGAGGCTGCTGGACATGATCCACCGCTTCTACCTCGACGCCATCTCGCGGTTGCCCCCAACCGAGTTCAGGAGGACCACCGGCCTCGCGCGGGGCCTCTTCGTCGGTGGCCACTGCTTCGGTCCACTCCACCCCGTCCACAACATCGTCGTCAACTCCATCTGGTACGGCACCGCCTTTCCCGTCCGGCGGCCCGCCGGCATCGACAACGAAGATGAGGCCAACGCACTGCTCAGCACCGACGGCATTGCCCGTATCTGCCACCGCTCTCTCGACGGGCTCGTGGCCGCCCTCCGCCACCTGTGCCCCTCCCTCTCCAACGGTGATACTCTGTGGCGGCTCTTCTCTAGCGCTGACATCACCGCTGCCCTCGCACTGGCAAACGGGGTCAGCAAATCAAGCGCGCTGCGTGTCGTCGCGTCTCAGGGCCATGCCGCTTTTCATCTGGCCGCCTTGGTTGCACAACACCCCGATCCCACAGCCTTTACTGACTTCGCATCATCAGCGTTACCTTCTATCAACGGGCAACACAACATTGTTCAGCTCTTGATCATGAAGCATGCGCTCGCAACTCGGCACATCAACTACCTCTCCAAAGTGCTGATGCCGTCATCACCAAATGGACCTTTTGTGGCGCCTCTCATGCTAAGCGCACGAGTCCTTGACTGTATTGCATCTCAGAGGCAGCAATTCAAGGGCATAGGAAAACAGATGGTCAATGTTGCCAACATGGCACTTCAAGAATACACTCAACGGTCTGGTCAACAGCTGACGCTTCATTCCGTGTGTGGCTCTAATCTGCTAAAGGAGGAGGGACTAAAGAACTGCTACCACATCAATTTCCTGGCGTGCCACGACGGCTCTGGTTCTCGAGTAGGCACTCCTGTGCTCTTCTTCACTGAGGCAGTTATTCTTTCTTGTGATGAGACTGATATCCACCTATGCGTGCCAGTTGATCCAGTCACAGACATTG GCTGCTGCTTTGCTTGTGAGAGCAACAGGAAGAAGGTGGTGCACCCCTTTTATGATAAATACCTTGGTGGCCGTGAATTTCAAGAGGATGAAGTCGATTGTGGCAATGATTTTCCAATTCCCTTGGATGTAGACTATCTTTTTTGA